Sequence from the Fragaria vesca subsp. vesca linkage group LG4, FraVesHawaii_1.0, whole genome shotgun sequence genome:
AAATTTTCTCTTTACAAAAAATAATCAAGATTTCAATATAAATAGCTAGTTATGCTATACATAGCAGTATAGCTGTATATGATTTAAAACAGTGTCCTTTTCATGATTGGATTCGATCAAATGCAAGAAGGAAAAGGAGGTCCCAATTGGATAAATCCAACAATTCTCTCCGACTCAGAAAATATTCGAGCTGCAGAATAGATACAAAATGAAACACCATGCAGATCTATATATGATCATATCAAATTTCCATGAGCACAAATATATTAAGTATTAATGATTACTAATGGAATATAACACCCTAGTAGGAAAAGTAACCTATATTTACGTGATTCGTGTGATTTTTTACGATAATAAGCATATCGAAAAAAGCATGCGAATCGTTTTTCCTCGTTACTAATAGAAATGAAGCAACATACACCAAATGAGAAACAAAAACGAAGAACAAAATGCATATATGGCAGTAAGGTAAGGATCGATGGACCATATCTAGGATAAGAATATATGTGAAACCGTACCAAGGACGCGTCTTTTTATCCGTATGTTAAAATTCGACATTGTGCATTCAACTTTGATTCTCTTAGCTAGTGCAGCTTTTGGATAGCTGTCTAGAAATGATCGATATCAAAGTTTGTGAAATCACAAAATCAAATTGAACATTCTTATTTTCCTTCTTTATCAAAACCCTTTAACTTTTAGACAATGCCAATCAACTCTCCCCCATCTCCTATATATACACTTCCATGGCACTCCATAACTCACAAACACATCAAACACCTCACCATTACAGATTCCTCCGAAAGCTCTAATCTCTATTTCCTCCGAAATCTAAACACATTTCACTTACCAACCGGCCGTTTCCATTAGCTTACACTTCGTCTTCTAGTCATTACATATTCACCTTGTTTACCGGAAGAAAGCTGCTAGCTAGCAATGGAGGCGGTGACAAAGATGGCGTCCGAGAGACCAGTGGTGATCTTCAGTAAGAGCTCATGCTGCATGAGCCACTCAATCAAGACCTTGCTTTCCGACTTTGGGGTGAACCCAGCAGTGTATGAGCTTGATGAGATGCAAAGAGGGAGAGAAATAGAGCAAGTTCTGTTGAGGCTCGGATGCAGCCCATCTGTGCCGGCTGTGTTCATTGGTGGCGAATTTGTTGGCGGAGCCAATGAAGTGATGAGTCTTCATCTTAAGCGCTCCTTAATCCCCATGCTTAAGCGCGTTGGTGCATTATGGGTTTGATCAATCTAATCACCAAGTTAACCAAGTACCTGCATGACAAGCACGCTAATAAGAATGCTAGCTATGCACGAGAGATAAGATATAGAGAAAGTGAGAGTTCTTTTTTCAAAATAAGGGTAACTATAGCTACTTGATTAGTACTAAGTATTACTCTTAATTGCTGTTTTGTAACACATGTAAGGCCTGGTGTTATTTTCTCAAATACCTTGACAATGGTGTGTGAGTATTAGAATATCGATCCGAATTGATACTCTCTTTCATTGTATCTGTCGACTGAACAATCTTTTATGGGATAATCTTAGAGTTTATTTGGTCTGCAGTGTCTGCAGTTTCAATATGCACCAGATTATTTGCCATCCATCTACGTCCAATTAACCAACTATCACTGATTACTTTTGATAGGCATATTGGATACCATGCCAGGAGAAACATCAATGATCTTGAGAAAACCAATCCTAAAATGATCTTGTATAAACTTATGGATACCAGGAGAAACATATAACTGCAATCAAAGAACTGTAAGTAAATGAAGGTTAGGGTTTAAAAAACTTGATGGATTATAATTGTAAAATATGGATTTTGGGAAAGAATGAGGGAGCGAAGTAACTAAAGAGAATGAATAATGAGGATTAGATCGAGTCTCTAACACACTAACTGGTTGACTAGTAGTACACCAGAGACGTACTCCTTGAAACAAAACTTGGATACGTACGGTATTTGCTTAAAGAGCTCGATCACCATGTAAGGTTCAAGCTTAACTCTAACTACGCATAGTTCCTACACTAAATGGTTAGGGCCTCCAGTTAGTTCTTATCATATCAGATTATATACCAATTGAGTTTTAACATGCGTATTAGAGCATTACTCAACAACACATAGATCAATGTCAAGCTAAATCTCGCTGCTATTTGTTGAAATATCAGTAGAGTAACTAGCTATCTAAGTAAAGGGGGCGTGAAGGAACTATAATTATGTTGCTCGATCAAGTCAGCCCATTCGGCAAAGGCTATTTCTTTCAATACTAGTATAGCCTAGCTAGTTCAAATAATTTTGTTTGCTAACATCTATCAAACTATATTTGAATTTGTATTCAGAGTTACAGCTAGGTAACTGGGCTGCCATTCCCCGTTTACAAAGATTCGATCGAATACTATGCATGATTACCACATTCATATACTGCTAAAATTGCAGCTTGGTCGACCTCTGTTGTCAACATCGATCAATTATTGAGATAATAAACCCTTAATTAACCCCCTTTTCATTAGAAGAAACCAGCTGCACCAATGAAGCAAGCATCTCAGAACGATATTTGTGAATGTAAGTCTGTGGATAAAGAATGATTAAGTGATGCCATAGGCTTTAGCAAGCCAATGATCAATATATATTATTTTGTTCGATAATAGAGATGACAGAATACGTAGTTGGATAGTGATCTTTATTCTGAAGTAGTATAAATTCTGTCTGTTTCGTTTCTGCAAATGGAAGCACGAAAGTGGTGTTTTCGTTCTCTCTTTTTGTCTCTGAGATGGGAATAATAAGATGACGATGGAGAGAAGCTGTACAGGGGCCTCTAGTAGTACTACTGTACGCCTGTACCTCACCAACCCAGATTTGAAGAACCCTAATTTTTATAATTGTGATGCCACGATCCGTCCTCGCATTTCTTTATCTCTATAGCTGAAGGTAGCAGCAAAAAGTTGACATTCTTATGCAACTCATACCACACCACTATGACACTAGCCAGCCAGCCACCTCCATCCTTTAATGATTATCCTTATCCCTCTAGCTAGATCTCTCATTTAGTTTCACACTAATGCATGCATGCCCTGATATGCAAGTAGTACGATAGAGCATCAGTGAATGTACGGCCAAGAACCCCAAAAATATAAGGGTGACCCTTGGCTTCCTATTTGGGCCATTTTATACAACTATGCCGGCCGTTCCTTCACAAAGGCAGTGGCTAGGTATTCTCTGCAATATCTGCATATATGAGATCGTGCTCGCTCATAGATATCCCAACGAATATATACACGTATATATATATATATTATATATAATATATATATATTGAATTATAAATAAGAGAAAATTAGATTAAAACCCAAAATACTAGACCTCTTTTAAGATAAACTCATACATATTTTTCTTTCATTTTACACCCACTCCACATAAGCAAACTTACTATATAGAGCATATGTCTATAATTAATAGTTTTCTTCATTTTTTTAGTTTCTCTGATTTGCCCTTCAGATGATATAAAGCTAAATTTGGTATATTTCTCAATTTTAGCATCAATTTGAAACTCAAATATTGAGCTAAAATTTAGTTGGATTTAACTTTATCATAATCAATTACATTCTTTAATTTTTTACCTTTGTTATTTACTAACTTGAGTGTATATATATGTTATATATAGAAGTATGTCATTTGTAATAGAATGATTCTTTTCATTCTTAAGCTCACATTTGGTGTCTCTCTACATAGTCGAAAAATGTCTGATTGTAAGGTACACGTTCTTGTTCTTTGATTAATTTTCTTCTTTTTAGGTATATTATTATATCATTTCTCATCTTGATCGAGAGAATATTTACATTTCTAATGTACCTACTAATATACTTATTAAGTAGGACATGATATGATAATATACCTAAAAAGAAGAAACCCAAAATTGGGTATAGGGTATAGGGTTTAGGGTTTAGGATATAGGGTTTAGGGTTTAGGGTATAGGGTATAGGGTTTAGGGTTTAGGGCTTAGGGCTTAGGGCTTAGGGCTTAGGGCTTAGGGCTTAGGGCTTACGGTAACACTATAATTTCTTCTTTCTACTCAAATAATCAGATATCTTATTTATATTATATTTTACCTTATGTATAGATCATAGAATGTATTCATTTCACCTAGATTTTTTCATAAAAATAAAGAAAACAACATGATTCTTGCAAATTAATTGAAAAATGTTAGTGTTAAAAGAAAAACTTATAATCAAGGTATTTAAGAAAACATCAATTAAGCTTATTTATTATGTTTATATGTTATAGTTGAATGGTGACAATAGTGTAAAATTTAGAAAAAATAGGATATAATATGTATCATAATTGATACATTTTAGATGTCTATCAGAAAAGAATATTATGTGGGTTTTATTTAAAACCACTCTTCAAAATTAGGTGTATGTGAAAATCCCCCTATAAATAATTACTTCTGAATCAACTGAAATTAGTTTTCTTCTATATAAATTGAAATTTCATACTTTCATACATAAGGAATCAAACTTTACATTTGTCGATCTTTCTTGGGGTGTTTGCTCGGCACTTATTTGTTTCTTCTGTTGAATATTATTATTTTTGGATCTTAAAATCAGACTTTTAATCCAACAAAATTTCACCCCTAATTTAAAGCTTAATGCATGTACGTGTTAATATATTTAACCAAAACAGATGCAGTATTTGCTAAACATGTACTCGGATTTCTTGGATGTAGTCTGGTCTAACCTTATGTCGACTCAGAAATAACAATTTGGACTAAATTAAAGGCAACAACATACACATCAATACTTTAGGGACCTCATTTGTATGGCATGAGTCTGCCTTTCGCCGTCGATGTGCGTTGTGTTGTTTTGGCCGGACGCGTCATTATGCGAGAGGGAGATGACACTTTTTTATTATCTCTAATGATAAACTTAGAAATTTCCATATTTTTAAATCACCATCAATATTACGTATATTGGGTCTGTATTTTATTCCTTGAAACAAAAGAAATAATGGAACTCCTATGATCAGACATGATCATATTCTTGGATTGTAGCTTATGATTTCCATGAAATTAACACATATATGCAAACATTTGTATATAACTTTCTCTCTATGCATGTTTCCTTTTCATGAATTGGAAGCGAATCCATATAGAGAAAGGAGGTCCCAATTGGATAAATCCCTCTAGGTATATATGGTGTGTATGTCTTGTGTGTGTGTCTATATGTGCTGAGCTTCATTCAGGCACGGAACCAGGGGTAGGGTAAGGTATGCTGCAGCCTACCCCCAATTTTTAGACTGGCAAAAATTCAATATTTATACATGCTATAACAAGCTGCCTTAAAAAGGACGGTCTCCCTCTATATACATCGAAGCCTTGCTACTAACATGCATTGAAAAAACAAAAAAACTTCTACGTACTACTCAAAGTTCTCTATTCTCTTATACCACCAAAGGAGTCGATATATTCTTTATGTTATTGCTAAGTTCAGTAGAACAATAAACAACTCGTTAACTTTTGTCTCTATACATCAATAAGTAAGACTTAAACCAAGAAACATGCCCATATCAGAGCTCAGTATGCTCAGAAGCTCCTTATTTAGTTGTTTTGATGTTTCTTTTTCTGAGTTGTGTTTTAGTGATAGATCAATATCAAAATTTTACGCCAAGAAAGTTCTCATAAAATTAAATCCATATTTTCATAAAACTATTGTCATTATGAGTAATATTCCAAGTTCAGATTAACAATAGCATAATAGAACCGTGTTTTAACAAGTGTTATGTACTTGAGATATCCCATCATATTAGAGTAGTCTCTGCTAAACTTTAAAGAAATTTTTCCTTTGGCAACGTAAGATAACTCTAGCCTACACCGATTCTAATTCTTGGTTCCGTTCCTGGGTTCCGTTCCTGGCTTCATTCCTGTAATGGTAAAATTCCATCGCATAAATAAATAAATGGTTTATTCTAGTAGTGCTGTAGTGAACATCCTCTCATTGACACTTTGGGTACCTAAGCTGGAGAGAATATCGACCTTTTCTGAGTGTTATACGTACGACCCATGGCTGCATATGCATTGCCCTTGTATGCAAGTAGTACAATAGAGCATCAGTGAACGTACGGTCAAGAACCCCAAAAATATAAGACCGACTCTTGGCCTCCCGTTCGGGCCATTTTATACATCGATCTATGCCGCCATGTCGGCCGTTCCTTCAGAAAGTACGTATTCTGCAATCTGCATATATAAGATCGAGCTCATATCCCAGATCAGAATATATACACGTATATAACCAGATATGGATCAATATCACATGCCAATATATATTCCTATTGCAAAGCTGCTTTTCAATTGATGGGGATCAATATTCATGCACTCAACGATCGATGACATATATATCATGCATCATCTAGAGTTTTCCGAGTCCAACTTAACTTTTATGAATTATTTAGTAATTACTTCTGAATCAACTGAAATTATTTTTCTTCTATATATAAATTGAAATTTCATACATAATTAAGGAATCAAACTGTACATATTAGTCGATCGTTCTTTGAGTGTTTCTTCTGTGTAAAATTTATTATTTTTGGATCTTAAAAATCAGACTTTGCAATCCAACATAATTTCACCCCTAGCTAGTTTAAAGCTTAATGCATGTGTTAATATATTTAACCAAAACAGATCCAGTAGTGTTTGCTAATCATGTTATCATGTACTCGGATTTCTTGAATGATGTAGTCTAGTCTAACCATGTCGACTCAGAAATAACTTCTTCTTTTTTTAAATAAATAATTGCATTTGTAGCTAGATTTGGACTAAATTAAAGGCAACTACATACCTATCTACATGGTAAATATAGAGGATAACTTTGGGGACCTCACCTCATATGTATGGCATGAGTCTGCCTTTCTCCGTCGATGTGCGTAGTGTTGTTTTTGCCGGACGTGTCATTGAGCGAGATGGAGATGACACTTCTTTATTATCTCCAATGATGAACCTAAAAATTAATTTTCACATTGTCAAATCACCGTTAGTATTACGTATATTGGGTCTGTATTATATTCCTTGAAACACAAGAAATAATTGAAACCCTATGAACAATCATGATCATATTCTTGGATTGTAGCTTATGATTTCCATGAAATTAGCCACAATATGCAACATTTGTATATAACTTTCTCTCTTCCCTTTTCATGAATTGGAAGCGAATCCATATAGAAAAAGGAGGTCCCAATTGGATAAAGCCAACTAGCTAGCCTCTCCAACTCGATCATCGATATCCACCAGATATATGCTGCAGGATAATGATAGATATGCCAAGAACTTAATGACCTCAAGTTAAGGCCTTGCTACAAGCTCACTACAAGAAAAAGAGAGAAAGATCGAAAAGAATGCACATATTTAGGCACATAAAACAAGATATATAAGAAGGTGAATCGCCGTACAAAGGACACGTCTTTGTTAACTTCCGTATGCAAAGATGGATGTGAAATTAGTAAGCCTGAAAAGATGGAAGTCTACATATATGAATATTTGAAAGCAAGACTTCAGTGCGTAAGTACTAGTTGAAGGGAAAAGAACACGATGATTTGTAGATTACAGAATTCGCTATACCAACTTAAACACGCTATCAAACAAATGATATCTAAGATTTCCTTCGGTTTAAATATGTTTTATTAGATTATATGTCGGGGTGACATTTCTTGGTTTTCAATTTAAACTTTAAAGAAGTTCCTCTCAGATATCGGGGCAAAACAAGTTAAATAGGAACTAGGAAGTTAATTAACTTAATTAATTAGTTACGTGTA
This genomic interval carries:
- the LOC101298880 gene encoding monothiol glutaredoxin-S2-like produces the protein MEAVTKMASERPVVIFSKSSCCMSHSIKTLLSDFGVNPAVYELDEMQRGREIEQVLLRLGCSPSVPAVFIGGEFVGGANEVMSLHLKRSLIPMLKRVGALWV